The following proteins are encoded in a genomic region of Herminiimonas arsenicoxydans:
- the ectD gene encoding Ectoine hydroxylase (Evidence 2a : Function of homologous gene experimentally demonstrated in an other organism; PubMedId : 15128576; Product type e : enzyme), producing the protein MLSQDAYPTRTQNSAAILARHDPVVYGHEVVDKQNARLTATQRDSYQQNGFLLMPDLFKREEVSYLFDEMQTMREEFTHAGRKEVIAEPDSGEVRSIFNVHRLNDIFANLVRDPRVLNVAREILGSEVYIHQSRINYKPGFTGKEFYWHSDFETWHSEDGMPGMRALSCSILLTDNSDCNGPLMLIPGSHHHYVSCLGETPDENYKTSLKKQDVGVPDHILLRYLADMGGIKSCAGKAGSVVFFDCNTMHGSNGNITPYPRSNVFFVYNSIANQLEAPKGGLTPRPEFVAAREDIAALAPQVLALA; encoded by the coding sequence ATGCTTTCCCAGGACGCTTACCCCACACGCACGCAGAACAGCGCCGCCATCCTCGCCCGTCATGATCCTGTCGTGTATGGGCATGAGGTTGTGGACAAACAAAATGCGCGTTTGACGGCGACGCAACGCGACTCATATCAGCAGAACGGTTTCTTGTTGATGCCGGATTTGTTCAAGCGGGAAGAAGTCAGTTATCTGTTCGATGAAATGCAAACCATGCGTGAAGAATTTACGCATGCAGGGCGCAAGGAAGTGATCGCCGAGCCGGACAGCGGCGAAGTGCGTTCGATTTTCAATGTACATAGACTGAATGATATTTTCGCCAATCTGGTGCGCGATCCGCGCGTGCTGAATGTGGCGCGCGAGATTCTCGGCAGCGAGGTCTATATTCATCAATCGCGCATCAATTACAAGCCGGGGTTTACCGGCAAGGAGTTTTACTGGCACTCCGATTTTGAAACCTGGCACAGCGAAGACGGCATGCCGGGAATGCGCGCCTTGAGCTGTTCTATCCTGCTGACGGATAACAGCGATTGCAACGGGCCGCTGATGCTGATTCCCGGTTCGCATCATCATTATGTTTCGTGCCTGGGCGAGACGCCGGATGAAAACTACAAGACCTCATTGAAGAAACAGGATGTCGGCGTGCCGGATCATATACTGTTGCGCTATCTGGCCGATATGGGTGGCATCAAATCGTGCGCGGGCAAGGCCGGTTCCGTGGTTTTCTTCGACTGCAATACGATGCATGGTTCAAACGGCAACATCACGCCTTATCCGCGCAGCAATGTGTTCTTCGTCTATAACAGCATCGCCAATCAACTGGAAGCGCCGAAGGGTGGTTTGACTCCGCGGCCGGAATTCGTCGCCGCGCGGGAAGATATTGCCGCCCTTGCGCCGCAAGTGCTGGCACTGGCCTGA
- the ectC gene encoding L-ectoine synthase (N-acetyldiaminobutyrate dehydratase) (Evidence 2a : Function of homologous gene experimentally demonstrated in an other organism; PubMedId : 9260954, 11823218, 9141677; Product type e : enzyme), whose protein sequence is MIVRTLKEIIDTPRDVKAQNWCSRRLLLEEDGMGFSMHHTVIYAGTQTRIWYQHHLEGVYCVEGVGSVELIPSGETVRIEPGTLYALNKNDEHWLRAETDLHLICTFNPPLVGNETHDENGVYAPAAEIEKAGAAMQVSTNTVEA, encoded by the coding sequence ATGATCGTACGCACGTTGAAAGAAATCATCGATACACCGCGTGATGTCAAGGCGCAGAACTGGTGCAGCCGCCGTCTTCTGCTGGAGGAAGACGGCATGGGTTTCTCCATGCATCACACGGTGATTTACGCCGGGACGCAAACCCGCATCTGGTATCAGCATCATCTGGAGGGTGTGTACTGCGTCGAAGGCGTCGGTTCTGTCGAACTGATTCCTTCCGGCGAAACCGTTCGCATCGAGCCTGGCACCTTGTATGCGCTCAACAAGAACGATGAGCACTGGTTGCGGGCAGAGACCGATCTGCACTTGATCTGTACTTTCAATCCGCCGCTGGTGGGTAACGAGACGCATGACGAAAACGGTGTTTATGCTCCCGCTGCGGAAATCGAAAAAGCGGGTGCTGCCATGCAAGTCAGCACCAACACAGTCGAAGCTTAG
- the ectB gene encoding Diaminobutyrate--2-oxoglutarate aminotransferase (L-diaminobutyric acid transaminase) (Diaminobutyrate transaminase) (Evidence 2a : Function of homologous gene experimentally demonstrated in an other organism; PubMedId : 9260954, 9924816, 9864317, 9570121; Product type e : enzyme) yields the protein MRIFNRLESEVRGYIRSFPTVFSKAQNAVLTDEGGNTYIDFLAGAGTLNYGHNNPVMKQAVIEYLAEDGIVHGLDMATSAKKAFLQTFESHVLKPRSMQYKLQFTGPTGTNAVEAAIKLARNVTGRQMVISFTNGFHGVSLGSLALTGNRKFRDAAGVSLSDVHRAPYSGYFGMNIDTIAMLDKLIADPSSGVDLPAAIIVECVQGEGGLNVAGMNWLKKLEQLCKRHEILLIVDDIQAGCGRTGTFFSFEPAGIKPDIITLSKSLSGFGLPMALLLMKPELDIWKPGQHNGTFRGNNMAFVTATAALGHYWRDNKFQAAIQKKALTIEIFLDKLVASYPDAKLTRRGRGMMQGIACADPALADRISSIAFQNGLIIETSGGEDEVVKLLMPLTIEQETLLAGLDILEHAVAEAVGEKTESHVESDKEVTA from the coding sequence ATGCGTATATTCAATCGACTTGAATCAGAAGTGCGCGGTTATATCCGCTCGTTCCCAACCGTTTTTTCCAAAGCCCAGAACGCGGTGCTGACCGACGAAGGCGGCAACACGTATATCGATTTTCTGGCTGGCGCCGGCACCTTGAATTACGGCCACAACAATCCGGTAATGAAGCAGGCCGTCATTGAGTACCTGGCAGAAGACGGCATCGTACACGGACTGGACATGGCAACCAGTGCCAAGAAAGCGTTTTTGCAAACGTTTGAAAGTCATGTGCTGAAGCCGCGCAGCATGCAATACAAGCTGCAGTTCACCGGCCCAACCGGCACCAATGCGGTGGAAGCGGCGATCAAACTGGCGCGCAATGTGACGGGCCGCCAGATGGTGATTTCATTTACCAACGGCTTTCACGGCGTGTCCCTGGGTTCGCTGGCGCTGACCGGCAATCGCAAGTTCCGCGATGCGGCGGGCGTCTCGCTGTCGGATGTGCACAGAGCGCCGTATTCCGGTTACTTCGGCATGAATATCGACACCATTGCCATGCTCGACAAGCTGATAGCCGATCCAAGCAGCGGCGTTGATCTGCCGGCGGCCATCATCGTTGAATGCGTGCAAGGCGAGGGCGGCTTGAATGTCGCCGGCATGAACTGGCTGAAGAAGCTGGAACAGCTTTGCAAACGCCATGAAATCCTGCTGATTGTCGATGATATTCAAGCCGGTTGCGGCCGCACCGGCACCTTCTTCAGCTTCGAGCCGGCCGGTATCAAGCCCGACATCATTACCCTGTCCAAATCATTATCCGGTTTCGGTCTGCCCATGGCATTGCTGTTGATGAAGCCGGAACTGGATATATGGAAGCCGGGTCAGCATAACGGCACTTTCCGTGGCAACAACATGGCTTTCGTTACCGCGACAGCGGCGCTGGGACACTACTGGCGCGATAACAAATTCCAGGCAGCGATTCAAAAGAAGGCGCTGACGATAGAAATTTTCCTCGACAAGCTGGTTGCCAGTTATCCGGATGCCAAACTCACGCGTCGCGGGCGCGGCATGATGCAAGGCATAGCCTGTGCTGATCCGGCCCTGGCTGATCGCATTAGCTCGATTGCCTTTCAGAACGGCTTGATCATCGAGACATCCGGTGGTGAAGATGAAGTCGTCAAGTTGTTGATGCCGCTGACGATTGAGCAGGAAACCCTGCTGGCGGGCCTGGATATCCTGGAGCACGCAGTGGCAGAAGCTGTCGGTGAAAAGACGGAATCCCATGTTGAATCAGACAAAGAGGTGACGGCATGA
- the ectA gene encoding L-2,4-diaminobutyric acid acetyltransferase (DABA acetyltransferase) (Evidence 2a : Function of homologous gene experimentally demonstrated in an other organism; PubMedId : 9260954, 9141677; Product type e : enzyme), which yields MNVRASAHLASAAVNHIVLRLPGRRDGADLHDLIARCQPLDLNSRYAYLLLCEHHANTCVVAEFNGELVGAITAYILPSKPDTLFIWQVAVTPNMQGQRLGSRMLDHLTERCVRTCGVHQIETTISPSNIGSQQLFASYARRHNIDIKSGPHFNTVDFGDGRHEEEWLYQIGPHLRAV from the coding sequence ATGAACGTAAGAGCATCTGCACACCTTGCGTCCGCGGCCGTCAATCATATCGTGCTGCGTTTGCCGGGCCGCCGTGACGGTGCCGATCTGCATGACCTGATCGCCCGCTGTCAACCCTTGGACCTCAACTCGCGCTACGCCTATCTGCTGTTGTGCGAACACCATGCAAACACTTGTGTGGTGGCGGAATTCAATGGCGAACTGGTGGGCGCCATCACGGCCTACATTCTGCCGTCGAAACCCGACACCTTATTCATATGGCAGGTTGCGGTTACACCGAACATGCAAGGCCAGCGGCTTGGTTCGCGCATGCTCGATCATCTGACCGAGCGTTGTGTGCGCACCTGCGGCGTGCATCAAATTGAAACTACCATCAGCCCGAGCAATATCGGCTCGCAGCAATTATTTGCCAGTTATGCCCGGCGCCATAACATCGACATCAAGAGTGGACCGCATTTCAACACCGTAGATTTCGGCGACGGTCGGCACGAAGAAGAATGGCTGTATCAAATCGGTCCTCACTTGCGCGCTGTTTGA
- a CDS encoding Putative transcriptional regulator, MarR family (Evidence 3 : Function proposed based on presence of conserved amino acid motif, structural feature or limited homology; Product type pr : putative regulator), with translation MNDITKLVAVNDSIRILQSVRRIAQCVEHHSKRLAVTHNITSPQLVALLAIAEMGPSTLKSIGRAIQLSPSTVVGIVDRLEEKGLVKRERDTRDRRNVFVSVTVAGQLVLANAPSALPNGFGSALGALSEADRQTLVITLEQFASLLEAKIPAEPA, from the coding sequence ATGAATGACATCACCAAACTTGTTGCCGTAAATGATTCGATTCGCATTTTGCAAAGCGTTCGTCGCATTGCGCAATGTGTAGAGCACCATTCAAAGCGTTTAGCCGTCACACACAACATCACATCGCCACAACTTGTGGCGCTTCTTGCAATCGCCGAAATGGGGCCCAGCACGCTCAAATCCATCGGGCGTGCGATTCAACTTAGTCCAAGCACAGTGGTCGGCATTGTCGACCGGCTGGAAGAAAAGGGTCTGGTAAAGCGTGAGCGCGATACGCGTGACAGGCGCAATGTCTTTGTCTCAGTGACAGTGGCAGGCCAACTGGTTCTTGCCAATGCGCCGTCGGCATTGCCTAACGGTTTCGGTAGTGCACTGGGTGCGTTGTCGGAAGCCGATCGCCAGACGCTGGTCATTACGCTGGAGCAATTCGCCTCTTTGCTGGAAGCAAAAATACCTGCCGAACCTGCGTAG
- a CDS encoding Putative acetyltransferase (Evidence 3 : Function proposed based on presence of conserved amino acid motif, structural feature or limited homology; Product type pe : putative enzyme): MSTLNWQWLALHELDSAALYAVLEARQQVFVLEQQCLYADIDGEDQRAYHLLGWNNDGGPRQLLAYLRCFAPGVTYPETVLGRVLTVQSARGKGLGRQLMAEGIRRAEQHFPGSVMRISAQWHLERFYGEFGFAKASDSYLEDGIPHIKMLRK; encoded by the coding sequence ATGTCAACGCTCAACTGGCAGTGGCTTGCCTTGCATGAACTCGATAGCGCCGCATTGTATGCGGTGCTGGAAGCGCGGCAGCAGGTGTTCGTACTGGAGCAGCAATGCCTGTACGCCGACATCGACGGCGAGGATCAGCGTGCGTATCACCTGCTGGGCTGGAACAATGATGGCGGTCCGCGTCAGTTGCTGGCCTACCTGCGCTGCTTTGCGCCGGGCGTCACATACCCGGAAACGGTACTCGGTCGCGTGCTGACCGTGCAATCCGCGCGCGGCAAGGGCTTGGGCCGACAGTTGATGGCAGAAGGCATACGGCGTGCCGAGCAGCATTTTCCCGGCAGCGTGATGCGCATTTCAGCGCAGTGGCATCTGGAGCGCTTTTACGGCGAATTCGGCTTTGCCAAGGCTTCCGATAGCTACCTGGAAGACGGTATTCCGCACATAAAAATGCTGCGGAAGTAA
- a CDS encoding Conserved hypothetical protein (Evidence 4 : Homologs of previously reported genes of unknown function) translates to MTIKLNPETEERLIASIQRYFTVNMDESIGELKARLLLDFCVKELGPSIYNQAIADAQSVLQEKVAELDINCYAAEFGYWNKK, encoded by the coding sequence ATGACGATCAAACTGAATCCGGAAACCGAAGAACGCCTGATCGCATCCATCCAGCGCTACTTCACCGTCAACATGGATGAAAGCATAGGTGAACTGAAAGCCAGATTGCTGCTGGATTTTTGCGTGAAAGAACTGGGCCCCAGCATTTACAATCAGGCGATTGCCGATGCACAGTCTGTGCTGCAGGAGAAGGTCGCGGAACTGGACATCAATTGCTACGCAGCGGAATTCGGGTACTGGAATAAAAAATGA
- the priA gene encoding Primosomal protein N' (Evidence 2b : Function of strongly homologous gene; PubMedId : 10455182; Product type f : factor) — MENCILKVALDTPLDFCFDYVWAVEESTVRPLAGQLVLVPFGRREVVGLIVAVHETSEVPLDKLKQAIAVRTQLTPLSAEWIALCTFAADYYQRPLGEVAIPGLPKNLRALKTTSLDKAIKKLGKAGAVHDATPIAMPQLNPAQQEAADAIASATGFAPTLLYGVTGSGKTEVYLQAAAQILAHSSDEHNPAQILILVPEINLTPQLEANVRARFPDVAIATLHSGLAEGERMMHWLAAHLGQARIILGTRLAILSSLPHLKLIIVDEEHDPSYKQQEGLRYSARDLAVWRAHQLNIPIVLGSATPSLETWHHAQSGRYRKLELRERAVRDAVLPKVGLIDLERKAPREQMTEGVSATLIAALKLRMERGEQSLLFLNRRGYAPVIACDSCRWISNCTRCSAFLVLHKLDKRLRCHHCGYEQRIPRSCPTCGNVDLQPLGRGTQRVEENLQAIFPEARILRIDADSTRRKGSAQAAFDTVHRGEVDILIGTQMVAKGHDFQNLTLVGVMNPDTALFSHDYRASERLFAQLMQVAGRAGRVAQKEGGSASEVLIQTRYSQHPLYAAVRTHDYDTFASELLEERQQACFPPFMYQALLRAEAKELKIALDFLHQAIDCVEHGGITMNDPIPMTMTRVANVDRAQLLVECASRPALQAFLKVWIATLREMKSRVRWSLEVDPVDI, encoded by the coding sequence GTGGAAAATTGCATCCTTAAAGTCGCACTCGACACACCGCTTGATTTCTGCTTTGACTATGTTTGGGCGGTCGAGGAGAGCACAGTTCGGCCTTTGGCCGGGCAATTGGTGCTGGTACCTTTCGGTCGGCGCGAGGTGGTCGGCCTGATCGTGGCCGTGCATGAAACGAGCGAGGTGCCGCTGGACAAGCTGAAGCAGGCGATTGCCGTGCGCACGCAATTGACACCGCTGTCCGCCGAATGGATTGCACTGTGCACCTTTGCTGCCGACTATTATCAGCGCCCCTTGGGCGAGGTGGCGATACCCGGTTTGCCCAAGAATCTGCGTGCGCTCAAAACCACGTCGCTGGACAAGGCAATCAAGAAGCTGGGCAAGGCAGGTGCGGTGCACGACGCCACGCCGATCGCCATGCCGCAGCTGAATCCGGCGCAGCAAGAGGCGGCCGATGCGATCGCCAGTGCGACCGGTTTTGCTCCCACCCTGCTGTACGGCGTGACCGGTAGCGGCAAGACGGAAGTCTATTTGCAGGCTGCGGCGCAAATTCTTGCGCACAGCAGCGACGAACACAATCCCGCGCAAATCCTGATCCTGGTGCCGGAGATCAATCTGACGCCGCAGCTGGAAGCCAATGTGCGGGCGCGCTTCCCCGACGTTGCGATTGCCACTTTGCACAGCGGTCTGGCCGAAGGCGAGCGGATGATGCATTGGCTGGCTGCACATCTGGGGCAGGCCCGCATCATTCTCGGTACGCGTCTGGCGATCCTGTCTTCGCTGCCGCACCTGAAGCTGATCATCGTCGATGAAGAACACGATCCGTCCTACAAGCAGCAGGAGGGTTTGCGCTATTCGGCGCGCGATCTGGCGGTGTGGCGTGCGCATCAACTGAATATCCCGATCGTGCTCGGCTCTGCCACGCCATCGCTGGAAACCTGGCATCACGCGCAATCCGGCCGCTATCGCAAACTGGAATTGCGTGAACGTGCGGTCAGAGATGCGGTGCTGCCGAAAGTCGGCCTGATCGACCTGGAGCGCAAGGCGCCGCGCGAGCAAATGACCGAAGGCGTCAGCGCCACCTTGATCGCTGCATTGAAGCTGCGGATGGAACGCGGCGAACAATCGCTGCTGTTCCTGAATCGACGCGGTTATGCTCCCGTGATTGCCTGCGATTCCTGCCGCTGGATCAGCAATTGCACGCGTTGCAGCGCCTTCCTTGTGTTGCACAAGCTGGACAAGCGTCTGCGCTGTCATCATTGCGGCTACGAGCAACGGATACCGCGCTCCTGCCCGACTTGCGGCAACGTTGACCTGCAACCGCTGGGGCGCGGCACGCAGCGCGTGGAAGAAAACCTGCAGGCCATCTTTCCGGAAGCACGCATTCTGCGCATCGATGCCGATTCCACGCGGCGCAAGGGAAGTGCGCAGGCGGCTTTCGACACCGTACACCGCGGCGAAGTCGATATCCTGATCGGCACGCAAATGGTGGCCAAGGGGCATGACTTCCAGAATCTGACGCTGGTCGGCGTGATGAATCCGGACACCGCCTTGTTCTCGCATGATTACCGGGCCAGCGAACGGCTGTTTGCGCAATTGATGCAGGTTGCGGGTCGCGCCGGGCGTGTGGCACAGAAGGAAGGCGGCAGCGCGAGCGAGGTATTGATACAGACGCGCTATTCGCAGCATCCGCTGTATGCGGCAGTCCGTACGCACGATTACGACACCTTTGCCAGCGAGTTGCTGGAAGAACGGCAGCAGGCATGTTTTCCGCCCTTCATGTATCAGGCCCTGTTGCGCGCCGAAGCAAAGGAACTCAAGATTGCGCTGGATTTCCTGCATCAGGCCATAGATTGCGTGGAGCATGGCGGCATCACGATGAACGATCCGATACCGATGACGATGACGCGTGTTGCCAATGTCGACCGTGCGCAGCTGCTGGTTGAATGCGCTTCGCGGCCGGCCCTGCAGGCATTCCTGAAAGTCTGGATTGCGACTTTGCGCGAGATGAAATCGCGCGTACGCTGGTCGCTGGAAGTAGATCCGGTCGATATCTGA
- the hemE gene encoding Uroporphyrinogen decarboxylase (URO-D) (UPD) (Evidence 2a : Function of homologous gene experimentally demonstrated in an other organism; PubMedId : 8436121; Product type e : enzyme), which translates to MPTPFAPLKNDTFLRALLRQPTDYTPMWMMRQAGRYLPEYRATRTRAGSFLGLAKNPDYATEVTLQPLDRYDLDAAILFSDILTVPDAMGLGLYFVDGEGPKFERPLRDEKAVQALKVPELDSLQYVFDAVTQIRTELKGRVPLIGFSGSPWTLACYMVEGGGSDDFRTVKAMLYNRPDLMHHILQTNAITVAAYLNAQIDAGAQAVMMFDTWGGALADGIYQQFSLHYMREVMKHVKTEKEGVRIPSIVFTKGGGLWLNEIADVGADAVGLDWTVNLGAARAQVGDRVALQGNLDPSILFAQPEQIRTEVEKVLMSFGKHAPGSGHVFNLGHGISQFTPPESVSVLVDAVHELSRSLHA; encoded by the coding sequence ATGCCTACACCATTTGCTCCGCTCAAGAACGACACCTTTCTACGCGCATTGCTGCGCCAGCCGACCGACTACACACCGATGTGGATGATGCGCCAGGCCGGCCGCTATTTGCCTGAATATCGCGCCACGCGCACGCGCGCCGGCTCTTTCCTCGGCTTGGCTAAAAATCCCGATTACGCGACGGAAGTAACGCTGCAACCGCTGGATCGCTACGATCTGGATGCGGCAATTCTGTTCTCCGACATCCTGACGGTACCGGATGCAATGGGTCTGGGCCTGTACTTCGTCGATGGCGAAGGGCCGAAGTTCGAGCGTCCATTGCGCGATGAAAAAGCGGTGCAGGCGCTGAAAGTGCCGGAACTGGATTCGCTGCAGTATGTTTTTGATGCAGTCACGCAAATTCGCACCGAACTCAAAGGCCGCGTGCCCCTGATCGGTTTTTCCGGCAGCCCATGGACACTGGCCTGCTATATGGTTGAAGGCGGCGGTTCGGACGATTTCCGCACCGTCAAGGCGATGCTGTACAACCGTCCCGACCTGATGCACCACATCCTGCAAACCAACGCGATCACAGTCGCAGCTTACCTGAATGCGCAAATCGATGCCGGTGCACAAGCCGTCATGATGTTCGATACCTGGGGCGGGGCACTGGCCGACGGTATTTATCAACAATTCTCACTGCATTACATGCGCGAAGTCATGAAGCACGTGAAGACGGAAAAAGAAGGCGTACGGATTCCCAGCATTGTGTTTACCAAGGGCGGCGGTTTGTGGCTGAACGAAATTGCGGATGTGGGTGCCGATGCGGTGGGGCTGGACTGGACTGTGAATCTGGGTGCTGCGCGTGCTCAGGTTGGCGATCGCGTTGCGCTGCAAGGCAATCTCGATCCGAGCATCCTGTTTGCGCAACCGGAACAGATACGCACCGAAGTTGAAAAAGTCCTGATGTCGTTTGGCAAGCACGCGCCGGGTTCCGGTCACGTCTTCAATCTCGGCCATGGTATTTCACAGTTCACGCCGCCAGAATCGGTCTCGGTACTGGTTGATGCGGTGCACGAACTCAGTCGTTCTCTGCACGCATAA
- a CDS encoding hypothetical protein (Evidence 5 : No homology to any previously reported sequences): MNFIFDTGFWELASYVVTALALPFAIFLFLFEQRKERDAEDEEAYQLLQDAYNDFLKIVLDNPDLQLRSALARNDLNEEQKERALIIFEMLIALFERAYIVSYVPDMRGVALRRWHSWDDYMREWCRREDFYYLLPQLLRGEDEDFASYIRAIAEEERADKLFNIGHRA; this comes from the coding sequence ATGAATTTTATTTTCGATACCGGATTCTGGGAACTGGCCAGCTATGTTGTGACGGCGCTGGCGCTGCCGTTCGCGATCTTCCTGTTTCTGTTCGAGCAGCGCAAGGAGCGCGATGCCGAGGATGAAGAGGCGTATCAGCTGCTGCAGGATGCGTACAACGACTTCCTGAAAATCGTGCTCGACAATCCCGATCTGCAATTGCGCAGTGCGCTTGCGCGCAATGACCTGAATGAAGAGCAGAAGGAGCGGGCGCTGATTATTTTCGAGATGCTGATTGCCCTGTTCGAGCGGGCGTACATCGTGTCGTATGTGCCGGATATGCGAGGCGTGGCCTTGCGGCGCTGGCATTCCTGGGACGATTACATGCGTGAATGGTGCCGTCGCGAGGATTTTTATTATCTGCTGCCGCAACTGCTGCGCGGCGAAGATGAAGATTTCGCCAGCTATATCCGCGCTATCGCCGAGGAGGAGCGTGCAGACAAGCTGTTCAACATCGGCCATCGCGCATAA